The Anaerolineae bacterium DNA window GACCTGGTGCGCGATGCCCTGGCCGCCGCCCAGTTCGGCGCGCAGGCCGGCTTTGAACTTCCCTCCACCATCGAGGCCTCGCCGCCGGCCGTCTTCGACCCGGCAGTCGAGGCGCTCAGCGTGGATGAGATGGTCGAGATCGGCCAGCGCATGATCGATCGGGCACGCGCCGAAAACGCCGCGCTGCTGTGCGAGGCGCATCTCGATAAAGTGGTCAGCACCGTACGCCTGCATAACAGCCGCGGCGCGGCCGGCAGTTACCGCGGCACCAGCTTCTCCCTCAGCTTCGGCGTGAACCTGATCCGCGGCACCGATATGCTGGACGTCTGGGAATGGCAGACCTCGCGCCGGCTGGACATCCCCCCCGACGCTATGGTGGAGACCGTCCTCCATAAGGTACGGCTGGCGGAACGCACCGCCAAGGTCCCCACCGCACAACTGCCGGTGATCCTCTCGCCGAAGGGCGCCGGCGGCACCCTCATCGAATCCCTGGCCTCCGGCTTCAACGGCAAGATCGTCCTGCAGGGCGCCTCCCCTGTCGGGGACAAGCTGGGCAAAAGGGCCTTTTC harbors:
- a CDS encoding TldD/PmbA family protein: MGMTLQDFTEQVLELARRKAEQAEVFSVESVETPVAFEANRLKQLRTHRSRGVALRVIAGGKIGLASTTLLENPEDLVRDALAAAQFGAQAGFELPSTIEASPPAVFDPAVEALSVDEMVEIGQRMIDRARAENAALLCEAHLDKVVSTVRLHNSRGAAGSYRGTSFSLSFGVNLIRGTDMLDVWEWQTSRRLDIPPDAMVETVLHKVRLAERTAKVPTAQLPVILSPKGAGGTLIESLASGFNGKIVLQGASPVGDKLGKRAFSEKLTLYDDGLLDYAAGSAPFDDEGVPTRRTALVTEGVVTAFIYDLFTAYLAGTQSTGNAERS